Within the Streptomyces sp. R41 genome, the region GCCAGGTGTCCGTGTCGTCCCGGGAGTGCCTGGGCGCCACCAAATGCGCCTACGGAGCGGAGTGCTTCGCCGAGATGGCCCGCGAGCGCGCCAAGCTCGCCGAGGTCGTCGTCACCAATCACGCGCTGCTCGCGATCGACGCGATCGAGGGCGCGCCGGTCCTTCCGCAGCACGAAGTGCTGATCGTCGACGAGGCCCATGAGCTGGTCTCCCGGGTCACCGGCGTCGCGACCGGCGAGCTCACCCCCGGGCAGGTCAACCGCGCCGTACGACGCGCCGCGAAACTCGTCAACGAGAAGGCCGCCGACCAGCTCCAGACCGCCGCCGAGGGCTTCGAGCGCCTCATGGAGCTGGCGCTGCCGGGACGGCTGGAGGAGATCCCCGAGGACCTCGGGTACGCCCTGATGGCGCTGCGCGACGCCGCCCGTACGGTGATTTCGGCGCTCGGCTCCACGCGCGACAAGTCCGTCCAGGACGAGGACGCGGTACGCAAGCAGGCCCTGGCCTCCGTGGAGACCGTGCACGACGTGGCGGAGCGCATCACCAACGGCTCCGAGTGGGACGTCGTCTGGTACGAGCGCCACGACCGCTTCGGCGCATCGCTCCGCGTCGCTCCGATGAACGTGTCCGGGCTCCTCAGGGAGAAGCTTTTCGCAGACCGCTCCGTCGTCCTGACCTCCGCGACGCTGAAGCTCGGTGGCGACTTCAACGGCGTGGGAGCGTCGCTGGGGCTCGCCCCTGAGGGTACGGAGGGCGAGGAACTTCCGCAGTGGAAGGGCGTAGACGTCGGTTCGCCCTTCGACTACCCCAAGCAGGGCATTCTCTACGTCGCCAAGCACCTGTCGCGCCCCGCGCGGGACGGCGACCGTGGAGACATGCTGGACGAGCTCACCGAGCTGATCCGGGCCGCTGGTGGTCGCACGCTGGGACTGTTCTCATCGATGCGGGCCGCCCAGCTCGCGGCGGAGGAGCTGCGCACGCGCATTCCCGAGTACCCGATCCTGCTGCAGGGCGAGGAGACGCTCGGCGAGCTGATCAAGAACTTCGCGGCCGACCCCAAGACCTGCCTCTTCGGCACGCTCTCGCTCTGGCAGGGCGTGGACGTCCCGGGCTCCAGCTGCCAGCTGGTCGTCATGGACAAGATCCCCTTCCCGCGCCCCGACGACCCACTGATGAGCGCCCGCCAGAAGGCGGTCGAGGACAACGGCGGCAACGGCTTCATGGCGGTCGCCGCCACCCACGCCGCCCTTCTGATGGCCCAGGGCGCCGGCCGCCTCGTACGAGCCTCGGGTGACCGGGGCGTGGTCGCCGTACTCGACCAGCGCCTGGCCACGGCCCGCTACGGCAGTTACCTCAAGGCATCACTGCCCGACTTCTGGTACACGACGGATGGCAACCAGGTCCGTAGGTCACTCGCGGCGATCGATGAGGCGGCGAGGAAGGCGGAGGAGGCGTAGCCCCTGGGCGGCGGCCCGCGGGGGTGGCTTGGCCTGGGCCGCGGTGCGCCGGCCGCGTTTCGCCCGCAGTGCGCGGTCAGTCGTGCGCGGGCCGGGAGCGAGGTGTTGAGCCCCGGGCGACCGGGGCCAGGCGCGCCGCAAGCGAGCACGTAGGTAGGCCTGCACCGAAACGAACCGTAGCCCCGGGCAGTAGACCACCGCGCACCCAAATCTCCAGTCGGGTACCGCGCCGCCCGCCCGCCCGGCCGTCGACCGAAACGAACCGCAGCCTCCGGCCGAACAGCAGGCCGCCCGCCCAACCCCGTCTGGGAAGCGCACCGCAGGCCCAGATCGCCGACCCAGGAAGGACACGCCACGCGAGGCCCCAACCCGGGAAGCAAAACCCCACGCGAGGCCCCCAGCCCGGGAAGCGCACCTCCACGCAAAGCCCTGGCCCAGGAAATGCACGCCCACCCAGGGCCCCCGTCCCGGGAAGCCCACTTCCCCGCCAAGGCCCCCGGCCAGAAAAACGCAGGACCCCGGAACCGGCGCAGTTGGTCCCGGGGCCCGGTCAGGGGCGGGGCGGTGCGTCCCGCCCGTCGCAGGTTGTTATACCCGACGCAGCACTGCCACGACCTTGCCGAGGATGGTCGCCTCGTCGCCGGGAATCGGCTGGTACGCGGAGTTGTGCGGCAGTAGCCACACGTGCCCGTCCTCGCGCTTGAAGCGCTTCACCGTGGCTTCGCCGTCGAGCATCGCGGCCACGATGTCGCCGTTCTCCGCGACCGGCTGGCGGCGGACCGTCACCCAGTCCCCGTCGCAGATGGCGGCCTCGATCATCGAGTCGCCGACGACCTTCAGGACGAACAGCTCGCCGTCACCGACCAGCTGGCGGGGGAGGGGGAAGACGTCCTCGACGGACTCCTCGGCGAGGATCGGGCCACCGGCGGCGATTCGGCCGACGAGCGGGACGTACGACGCGGCCGGCTTGCCCGCCGTGTCGGTGGGCTGCACCGAGGACTGGTCGGAGCCCCGGACTTCGTACGCGCGCGGGCGGTGCGGGTCGCGGCGCAGGAAGCCCTTGCGCTCCAGCGCCATCAGCTGATGCGCGACCGAGGAGGTGCTGGAGAGGCCGACCGCCTGTCCGATCTCCCGCATCGACGGCGGGTAGCCGCGTCGCTGCACCGAGTCCCTGATCACCTCGATCACCCGGCGCTGCCGGTCCGTGAGTCCGGAGCTGTCCGCCCGGATGCCTGGAGGTCGGCCAGGCAGGGAGCGCTTGGGTCCCTCATGATTCACGGCTTCGTTCATCGCATGCACCGGCTCGAGTCGGCCCTGGGAGCGGTCCTGGGCAGTGATGGTGGCACTGTCTGCGGTGGTGGTCACGTCGGCCCCTCTCGATGGTCTCCCTGCTGGACAACGGTAGTTGCTTTCGAAAGGTTGCGCCAAACACACGTTCGAGTGAAAAAACGCGGATTGCCTGACGTGATCATGTGTCTGGGTGTATGGCTATCGCTGCACCTGGCGGACAAAAGGGCCTATTGCTGTACTCTTCACCGCCGGGGCGATGACCGTGCCGACAGATGTGGGCCGAGACCCAGTCTGCCATCCAGCACCCCGTCAACCGGGTACCGACCCCCTATCTGCACGGCCACCACGGTATCTCCGTGTGTCCGGGATCGGTATGGCCGTGCGGCACATGCCAATACGTGTGCGACACGCGCTTCGTGGGCCAATTTGCGCGCCGATCCCCACATCTAGTGGTTGGATTGCAGTAGCAGCCCAAGTGTTGTGGTCCCCCGGGTCTTCAGGCCCTCGGCCATCGCCTATGCTTGGGGCTGCTTCGAGGGGCCCAAGAGGTCTCGCGAGGCCTATGAGTCGTGCTGTGAAGGAGGGTTGGAGTCATGCACTGCCCCTTCTGCAGGCACCCCGACAGCCGCGTCGTCGACAGTCGTACGACCGATGACGGCACGTCGATCCGCAGGCGCCGCCAGTGCCCCGACTGCTCCCGTCGTTTCACGACCGTGGAGACGTGCTCGCTGATGGTGGTCAAGCGCTCCGGCGTGACCGAGCCCTTCAGTCGTATCAAGGTCATCAACGGCGTGCGCAAGGCATGTCAGGGGCGGCCTGTCACCGAGGACGCACTCGCCCAGCTCGGCCAGCGGGTCGAGGAGGCGGTGCGGGCCACCGGAAGCGCCGAACTGACCACCCACGACGTGGGGCTGGCCATACTCGGCCCGTTGCAGGAACTCGACCTCGTCGCCTATCTGCGGTTCGCGTCCGTGTACCGGGCGTTCGACTCGCTCGAGGACTTCGAGGCCGCCATCGCGGAACTCAGGGAAGAGACGAGGCAGCGGGCCACCGCGGATGATGCGGACGACGAAGACGCCGCCGCGGAGCGCCCGGAAAGCGACCGCGGGTCCGGAGAGGCCGTCCAGGTCCCCGTGCCCGCCAGCGCCGCCGACTGAGGGGAAGGCCGACTCGGGTCGGCTCATCGGCGGCGACCACAGACCTGCTGCGGGCGGCCGCGCATGCGACGCGCGCAGCACCAGACACACACCGTGCCACGGGAAGAACGGGGCACTTCAGGGCGTTTTAGCCCGATACAGGGAGGCGGCATGACAGAGACGGCGAGCGGTCCGGCACGAGGTTCCCGCGCCAAGGGCACCAAGGCCAGCAAGGGGTTGCGCATCGAGCGCATCCACACCACCCCCGGCGTGCACCCGTACGACGAGGTGGAGTGGGAACGCCGTGACGTCGTCATGACCAACTGGCGCGACGGCTCGGTCAACTTCGAGCAGCGTGGCGTCGAGTTCCCCGGCTTCTGGTCGGTGAACGCGGTCAACATCGTCACCAGCAAGTACTTCCGCGGTGCCGTCGGCACCCCGCAGCGCGAGGTGAGCCTCAAGCAGCTCATCGACCGGATTGTGAAGACGTACCGGAAGGCCGGTGAGGACTACAAGTACTTCGCCTCGCCCGCCGACGCCGAGATCTTCGAGCACGAGCTGGCGTACGCCCTCCTGCACCAGATCTTCAGCTTCAACTCCCCGGTGTGGTTCAACGTCGGCACGCCCCAGCCCCAGCAGGTCTCCGCCTGCTTCATCCTGTCCGTCGACGACTCCATGGAGTCGATCCTCGACTGGTACAAGGAAGAGGGCATGATCTTCAAGGGCGGCTCCGGCGCCGGCCTGAACCTCTCCCGCATCCGCTCCTCCAAGGAGCTCCTCTCCTCGGGCGGCAACGCCTCGGGTCCCGTCTCCTTCATGCGCGGTGCCGACGCCTCCGCAGGAACGATCAAGTCGGGTGGCGCCACGCGCCGCGCGGCCAAGATGGTCATCCTCGACGTCGACCACCCCGACATCGAGAACTTCATCGAGACCAAGGTCAAGGAGGAGGAGAAGATCCGCGCCCTGCGAGACGCGGGCTTCGACATGGACCTGGGCGGCGACGACATCACGTCCGTCCAGTACCAGAACGCCAACAACTCGGTCCGTGTGAACGACACGTTCATGAAGGCCGTCGAGTCGGGCGGCAAGTTCGGCCTGACGTCCCGCATGACCGGCGAGGTCATCGAGGAGGTCGACGCCAAGCAGCTCTTCCGCAAGATGGCCGAGGCCGCCTGGGCCTGCGCCGACCCGGGCATCCAGTACGACGACACGATCAACAACTGGCACACGTGCCCGGAGTCCGGTCGTATCAACGGCTCGAACCCGTGCAGCGAGTACATGCACCTGGACAACACGTCCTGCAACCTCGCCTCGCTGAACCTGATGAAGTTCCTCAAGGACGACAACAAGGGCCGCCAGTCCTTCGACGTCGAGCGCTTCTCGAAGGTCGTCGAGCTGGTCATCACCGCGATGGACATCTCCATCTGCTTCGCGGACTTCCCGACCCAGAAGATCGGCGAGAACACCCGCGCCTTCCGTCAGCTGGGCATCGGTTACGCCAACCTCGGCGCCCTCCTGATGGCGACCGGCCACGCGTACGACTCCGACGGCGGCCGTGCCCTGGCCGGTGCGATCACCTCGCTGATGACCGGCACCTCGTACAAGCGCTCCGCCGAGCTCGCCGCGGTGGTCGGCCCGTACGACGGCTACGCCCGCAACGCGCAGCCGCACCAGCGCGTCATGAAGCAGCACTCCGACGCCAACGCCGAGGCCGTCCGCATGGACGACCTGGACACGCCGATCTGGGCCGCCGCCACGGAGGCCTGGCAGGACGTGCTCCGCCTCGGCGAGAAGAACGGCTTCCGCAACGCGCAGGCTTCGGTCATCGCGCCCACCGGCACCATCGGTCTCGCGATGTCCTGCGACACCACCGGTCTTGAGCCCGACCTCGCGCTGGTCAAGTTCAAGAAGCTGGTCGGCGGCGGTTCGATGCAGATCGTCAACGGCACCGTTCCGCAGGCGCTGCGCCGCCTGGGCTACCAGGAGGAGCAGATCGAGGCGATCGTCGCCCACATCGCCGACAACGGCAATGTGATCGACGCTCCGGGCCTCAAGCACGAGCACTACGAGGTCTTCGACTGCGCCATGGGCGAGCGCTCCATCTCCGCGATGGGCCACGTCCGCATGATGGCCGCGATCCAGCCGTGGATCTCCGGCGCGCTCTCCAAGACGGTCAACCTGCCGGAGACGGCGACCGTCGAGGATGTCGAAGAGGTCTACTTCGAGGCGTGGAAGATGGGCGTCAAGGCGCTCGCGATCTACCGCGACAACTGCAAGGTCGGCCAGCCCCTCTCCGCGAAGACCAAGGAGAAGGAGAAGGTCGAGGTCACGGCCAAGGCCGAGGAGACCATCCGTACCGCGGTCGAGAAGGTCGTCGAGTACCGCCCGGTCCGCAAGCGCCTCCCCAAGGGCCGTCCCGGCATCACGACCTCCTTCACGGTCGGCGGCGCCGAGGGCTACATGACCGCCAACTCCTACCCGGACGACGGTCTCGGCGAGGTCTTCCTGAAGATGTCGAAGCAGGGCTCCACCCTCGCGGGCATGATGGACGCCTTCTCGATCGCCGTCTCCGTGGGCCTGCAGTACGGGGTGCCGCTGGAGACGTACGTCTCGAAGTTCACCAACATGCGCTTCGAGCCGGCCGGCATGACGGACGACCCGGACGTGCGGATGGCGCAGTCGATCGTCGACTACATCTTCCGCCGCCTGGCGCTGGACTTCCTGCCCTTCGAGACGCGCTCCGCACTCGGCATCCACTCCGCCGAGGAGCGCCAGCGTCACCTGGAGACGGGCTCCTACGAGCCCTCCGACGACGAGGTCGATGTCGAGGGCCTGGCCCAGTCCGCGCCCCGTGCGCAGGAGCTGAAGGCCGTCGCCACCCCGAAGGCCGAGGTCGAGGCGGCCAAGCCCGTCCCGAAGCAGGCCCACACCAGTGCTGAACTGGTGGAGATGCAGCTGGGCATCCAGGCGGACGCCCCTCTGTGCTTCTCCTGCGGTACGAAGATGCAGCGGGCCGGTTCCTGCTACATCTGCGAGGGCTGCGGTTCGACCAGCGGTTGCAGCTGATCCGAAGCCACGAAGGGCGGCACGGCCACCGGCCGTGCCGCCCTTCGGCGTTTTCATGGCCCTACGGAGAGCCGTTTTCGGGTGTCACGGATCTTCGGAGACGCCTGTTTCCGAAATGCGGTCCTCAGGGAGCGCGATTCAGGTGTTCTCAGGGCTGCCCATGACCCTGGCGAAGGTCGCCGGGTCCGTGTCGTAGCCGTGGATGCCCGGGTGGAAAGTCCACTCTCCGGAGTCGTCGCGTACGAACTCTCCGACGGTCGCGGCGGTTGCCCCCAGGACGTCGCCGAAGTCGTCCTCCGCGAGGACGGTGTAGCCCTCACGCATACGAAAGCCGGGATTGAGCACGCCCACGAACGTCTTGTGACCGGCGCGCTGTTGGATGAGGACCCCGACCACCACGCGCGCGTAGCGGCTGTCCAGACGGTTGAGCTCGAGCGTCATCACCTCGTCCCAGCCGAAGCCCTTGCCGTCCTTGCTGTCCCGGTTCAGATAGATGGTGCCGTCCGGCGAGCGGCTGTCGAAGTGCACTACGTAGGCCGGTTTTTCGCCCGGGGCGGCCGCCAGATACGTCGCCGCGATGATGTCGAGATCGGTCGCGGGCTGCCCCACGGGACTCGGATCCCACTTCACCGCCAGCTCGACCTTGCGGATGCCCTTGTTGAGACCGTTCACCAGATCTCCCCTCCCCGTTCCCCATCTGCTCCTGACCCAACTACCCTGTGGTCAGGGCCGGTTGTCCATCGTGCCACGCGCGCCGGGGCGCTCGCGCGGATGTACTCCGCCGGAGCGTGACCGGCGCCACGCTCCGTGGCCTTACGATGGCGCGGTGCTGGTCAAGTGGATTCGCTGCACCGTGGTGGACCGCCGCGGTTTCGAGCGGGGGCAGCGAAAGTGGGCGGGGCTTCTGGGGGAGCCGGGTTTCCGGGGACAGGGCGGGGGATGGAGCCGGGGGCGGTCCGGCGTCGCACACATCTTCGCCTTCTGGGAAAGCCGTGCCTTCTACGACTCCTTCATGGCCCGCTCCCACGACCGGCTCGCCGCCGCGCAGTCGGGTACCTTCAAGGATTCCCAGGTCAAGCTGTTCGATCACCGTTTCGACGTGAAGACCGGCTTCGAGCCCCGCTTCACGGACTCCGACCTGGTGCGCGTGGCCCACTGCCGGATCCACGAGGAGCGGGCCGAGCACTTCGCGCTGATGCAGGAGAAGGTCTGGAACCCCGCGATGGCCGGCTCGCCCGGCATGGTGCGGGGCCTGTTCGGCGAGGCGCCCGGCCATGAGTTCCTGATCCTGTCCATGTGGCAGTCGGCGGCCGAGCACGGCAAGTACCGCGCCGAGCGGGTGGAACGGCTCGCGCTGCGCGCCCAGATCGAGGCCGACGTCGCGGCCCTCGCGGGTGACATCGTGGAACTGGAGCCCAGCTGGACGGTCTGAGCGGGCCGCATCGTGTGGTTCCTGTGTGCGGGAGCCGTGTGACCTACACCGTATGGAGCCCGTACGAGTGCTCGATCGGCCGCGACACGATCTAGGGTCATTGGCATGGCACGACCACGGCGCATCGTTCTTGTCCGGCACGGCGAGTCGGTGGGCAATGCCGATGACACCGTGTACGAACGCGAGCCCGACCACGCTCTGGCGCTCACGGAGAAGGGGTGGCAGCAGGCGGAGGACACAGGCAAACAGCTGCGGGAGCTCTTCGGACGGGAGCGCGTAAGCGTTTACGTGTCCCCGTACCGCCGCACGCACGAGACATTCCGCGCCTTTCACCTCGACCCCGAGCTCGTACGGGTGCGCGAGGAGCCGCGCCTGCGCGAGCAGGACTGGGGCAACTGGCAGGACCGTGACGACGTACGTCTCCAGAAGGCGTACCGAGACGCGTACGGTCACTTCTTCTATCGCTTCGCGCAGGGCGAGTCCGGGGCCGATGTGTACGACCGGGTCGGCGGCTTCCTGGAGAGCCTGTACCGCAGCTTCGAGGCCCCCGACCACCCGCCGAACGTGCTCCTGGTGACCCATGGGCTGGCCATGCGGCTGTTCTGCATGCGCTGGTTCCACTGGACGGTCGCGGAATTCGAATCGCTGTCGAACCCGGGGAACGGGGAGACGCGGATGCTCGTTCTGGGGGAGGACGGCAGGTACACCCTTGACCGGCCTTTCGAGCAATGGCGTGATCCGGAATCGTACGGGGCCACCGGATAGAGTGGCAGGGCGATGACCGCTGACTCTTCTCCCGACGGGCGCCTGGGCCGCGCCTTGGCCAGCCTGCGCGGACTCGCGGTGGGGGACGCGCTGGGCTCGCAGTTCTTCGTGCCCGCGAACTACCCGCTGCTCAAGCGCCGTGAGCTGCCGCCCCGCCCCTGGCAGTGGACCGACGACACCGAAATGGCCTGCTCCGTAGTGGCCGTTTTGGCCGCGCACCACCGCATCGATCAGGACGAACTGGCCCGCTCCTTCGCCGAGCACCACGACTTCGACCGGGGCTACGGGCCCGCGGTCAACAGGCTGCTGCGGCTGATCCGGGAGGGCGGCGACTGGCGCGAGCTGGCATCCGCCCTCTTCAAGGGCCAGGGCTCGTGGGGCAACGGCGCCGCGATGCGGATCGCTCCCCTCGGGGCCTGGTACGCGGACGACCCGGAGCAGGCGACGCACCAGGCGGAGATCTCCGCGTACCCCACGCACCAGCACCGCGAGGCCGTGGTCGGCGCCATGGCCGTCGCCGCGGCCGCCGCGCTGGCGGCCGACCCGGCGGGCCCGCCGAGCGCCGAGGCGCTGCTCGACGGTGTCGTCGCGCTCGTGCCGCGCAGCGCCGTCGGCGCGGGGCTGCGGCGCGCCCGGGACATGCTCGACTACGGGGACGCCACGACTGTGGCCGCCGTACTGGGCTGCGGACGGCGTACGTCGGCGCACGACACCGTGCCGTTCGCGCTCTGGTCGGCGGCCCGGTCCCTCGGCGACTACGAAGAGGCCTTCTGGGTCACCGCCCAGGTAGGAGGCGACGTGGACACCACGTGCGCCATCGTGGGCGGGGTGGTCGCCGCGGGAAAGGCGGGAGCGCCACCGGCTGCCTGGGTGGAGCGCACGGAGGGGCTGCCGGACTGGGTGCCGGGTCCCGCGTACGGGCGTACGGCGAGCGGCGCGTAGGGCGGCCGTAGGGCGGCCGTGCGGAGCGCTCCATGCCCCGCGTCAAGTCCCGGAAGCCTGCCTCAGGAGCAGGCCGACCGTACGTGATGCCGATCGTCTCTGTCACAGGCTTGCTACAGCACGGCCGCCACGCCCTGAGGCGCCTTGCCTGTGCATACCCTGTCCGCCACGCCGCCTGTTGATCACTACAGGCGTGCTTCGACGAGACACCGGTCAGCAGCCTTCCGCGACAGCGGCGTGTTGAGGGCTGCCCAGGGGACCGGCTGGGAGGGGGTGCCATGTCCGACATACCGTCCGCGCCCGAGCCGAGAGGTCAGGGCCCGGCGAAGCCGAGGGATCCGGAGGCGAAGAAGCCAAGGGAGGGGGAGGAGCTGAAGGAGACCACGGGCCCGAAGGAGGCGACGGAGCCGACAGCTCCCACCGATCCGACAGCACCCACGGCCTCGGCAGATCCGGGGGAACCGGAACCGACTGGGCCGAGCCGCGAATCCAGCTCCCAGGGGGATGCCACCGAGGCGGCAGAGGCAGCGGAAGAGGAGTCCGACTGGGCCTACCCGTCGCCTACCCCCGCCCCCTGGTTGGCCGGGCTTCAGGTCAGGTCACCCGCCCCGGTGCGTACGGCGACGCTGTGGGCAGCGCTCGCCACCGGTGTGCTGAGCATGCTGCTCCTCGATGACGGCCTGGCGCTCAATCTCCTGCTGGTCGCGATACCGGCCGCGCTCGCCTCGTACTTCGCCGCGCAGGCCGCGGGACGACGCACGCGCGCGTGGACGCTGGTCTGGGGCATCGGTGGCATCGGTCTGCTCATCGTGCCTGCCCTGCGCGACGCGGACTGGCCCTCGTTCCTCGCCGTCGTCACCGCGGTCGCGCTGGGCTCGCTCGCGCTGCACGGCGGCCGTACCTGGCCCGCTGTCCTGCTCGGCCCCATCGGCGTGTTCAACGCCCTGGTCACCGGCCCCACCTGGGGCTGGCGCGGGCTGCGTGAGCGGTTCGGCGGCGCGCGCCGCGGCTTGGGTGCGGGGCTGCGTGCGCTCGCCGTGACCGCGGTCCTGCTGCTGGTCTTCGGAGCGCTGTTCGCGGGGGCCGACGCCGCCTTCGCGGATCTGCTCGGCGAACTGATGCCGGATGCGTCCGTCTCCGGCGGTCCCTGGCGCGTTGTGCTTCTGGTGCTCGGCCTGGTCGGAGCACTCGCGGCGGCCCACACGGCCGCCGCGCCCGTCCAGTGGGACAGGGTCGAAGTGCCCAAGGGCCGCCCGCGCGGCCGCTTGGAGTGGGCGCTGCCGCTGATCGTGCTCACCGTGCTCTTCGCGGCCTTCAACGCCGTCCAGCTCGCCGTGTTGTTCGGCGGCTACGACGCCGTACTGAAGAAGACCGGTCAGACGTACGCCGAATACGCGCGCCAGGGCTTCTGGCAGCTCCTGCTCGTCACGCTCCTGACCCTGCTCGTCATCGTGTTCGCGCTGCGCTGGGCGCCGCGCGACGAGGCGCGCGACCGGAAGCTGGTGCGGGGCGTGCTCGGAACTCTGTGCGGGCTGGCGCTCGTTGTCGTCGCATCGGCGGTGCGACGTATGGACATGTATGTGGAGGCCTATGGACTGACGCGGCTGAGGGTGTCGGTGGTGGCCGTGGAGCTCTGGCTCGGCCTGGTCATCGTGCTCATCATGGCGGCCGGGGTCTGGGGTGCCCGCTGGCTGCCGCGTGCCGTCGCGGCCAGTGCGGCGGCCGGTGTGCTCGCGTTCGGACTGATGTCGCCGGACGCTCTGATCGCCGAGCGCAACGTCCAGCGGTACGAGGACACGGGCAAGTTCGACCTCGAGTACGCGCGCGGTCTGTCCGCCGACGCCGTACCGGCCCTCGACAAGCTGAAGGAACCGCTGCGTTCCTGCGCGCTGAGCTCCGTCGCAGACGAACTGGGAGAGGACGAGGGCCTCTGGTATGCCACCAGTTGGGGCGAGGCACACGCCCGGGACATCCTTCGCGACCGGCCGCCGTCGAAGGACCCGGACTGGAGCGTGTGCAGCCGGGTGGCGGACGACCTGATGTACCGGTGAGCGCCCGCTCCCACCGTTCGGTCTAGGGGCGCGCCCTCGGTGTCGTACTGCG harbors:
- a CDS encoding ATP-dependent DNA helicase; amino-acid sequence: MTQPSLPELLHAAVTAVGGTERPGQVTMAEAVADAIDDSSHLLVQAGTGTGKSLGYLVPALAHGERVVVATATLALQRQLVERDLPRTVDALHPLLRRRPEFAMLKGRSNYLCLHRLHEGVPQEEEEGLFDQFEAAAPTSKLGQDLLRLREWSDETETGDRDDLTPGVSDRAWGQVSVSSRECLGATKCAYGAECFAEMARERAKLAEVVVTNHALLAIDAIEGAPVLPQHEVLIVDEAHELVSRVTGVATGELTPGQVNRAVRRAAKLVNEKAADQLQTAAEGFERLMELALPGRLEEIPEDLGYALMALRDAARTVISALGSTRDKSVQDEDAVRKQALASVETVHDVAERITNGSEWDVVWYERHDRFGASLRVAPMNVSGLLREKLFADRSVVLTSATLKLGGDFNGVGASLGLAPEGTEGEELPQWKGVDVGSPFDYPKQGILYVAKHLSRPARDGDRGDMLDELTELIRAAGGRTLGLFSSMRAAQLAAEELRTRIPEYPILLQGEETLGELIKNFAADPKTCLFGTLSLWQGVDVPGSSCQLVVMDKIPFPRPDDPLMSARQKAVEDNGGNGFMAVAATHAALLMAQGAGRLVRASGDRGVVAVLDQRLATARYGSYLKASLPDFWYTTDGNQVRRSLAAIDEAARKAEEA
- the lexA gene encoding transcriptional repressor LexA — encoded protein: MTTTADSATITAQDRSQGRLEPVHAMNEAVNHEGPKRSLPGRPPGIRADSSGLTDRQRRVIEVIRDSVQRRGYPPSMREIGQAVGLSSTSSVAHQLMALERKGFLRRDPHRPRAYEVRGSDQSSVQPTDTAGKPAASYVPLVGRIAAGGPILAEESVEDVFPLPRQLVGDGELFVLKVVGDSMIEAAICDGDWVTVRRQPVAENGDIVAAMLDGEATVKRFKREDGHVWLLPHNSAYQPIPGDEATILGKVVAVLRRV
- the nrdR gene encoding transcriptional regulator NrdR, whose protein sequence is MHCPFCRHPDSRVVDSRTTDDGTSIRRRRQCPDCSRRFTTVETCSLMVVKRSGVTEPFSRIKVINGVRKACQGRPVTEDALAQLGQRVEEAVRATGSAELTTHDVGLAILGPLQELDLVAYLRFASVYRAFDSLEDFEAAIAELREETRQRATADDADDEDAAAERPESDRGSGEAVQVPVPASAAD
- a CDS encoding vitamin B12-dependent ribonucleotide reductase, with amino-acid sequence MTETASGPARGSRAKGTKASKGLRIERIHTTPGVHPYDEVEWERRDVVMTNWRDGSVNFEQRGVEFPGFWSVNAVNIVTSKYFRGAVGTPQREVSLKQLIDRIVKTYRKAGEDYKYFASPADAEIFEHELAYALLHQIFSFNSPVWFNVGTPQPQQVSACFILSVDDSMESILDWYKEEGMIFKGGSGAGLNLSRIRSSKELLSSGGNASGPVSFMRGADASAGTIKSGGATRRAAKMVILDVDHPDIENFIETKVKEEEKIRALRDAGFDMDLGGDDITSVQYQNANNSVRVNDTFMKAVESGGKFGLTSRMTGEVIEEVDAKQLFRKMAEAAWACADPGIQYDDTINNWHTCPESGRINGSNPCSEYMHLDNTSCNLASLNLMKFLKDDNKGRQSFDVERFSKVVELVITAMDISICFADFPTQKIGENTRAFRQLGIGYANLGALLMATGHAYDSDGGRALAGAITSLMTGTSYKRSAELAAVVGPYDGYARNAQPHQRVMKQHSDANAEAVRMDDLDTPIWAAATEAWQDVLRLGEKNGFRNAQASVIAPTGTIGLAMSCDTTGLEPDLALVKFKKLVGGGSMQIVNGTVPQALRRLGYQEEQIEAIVAHIADNGNVIDAPGLKHEHYEVFDCAMGERSISAMGHVRMMAAIQPWISGALSKTVNLPETATVEDVEEVYFEAWKMGVKALAIYRDNCKVGQPLSAKTKEKEKVEVTAKAEETIRTAVEKVVEYRPVRKRLPKGRPGITTSFTVGGAEGYMTANSYPDDGLGEVFLKMSKQGSTLAGMMDAFSIAVSVGLQYGVPLETYVSKFTNMRFEPAGMTDDPDVRMAQSIVDYIFRRLALDFLPFETRSALGIHSAEERQRHLETGSYEPSDDEVDVEGLAQSAPRAQELKAVATPKAEVEAAKPVPKQAHTSAELVEMQLGIQADAPLCFSCGTKMQRAGSCYICEGCGSTSGCS
- a CDS encoding TerD family protein produces the protein MNGLNKGIRKVELAVKWDPSPVGQPATDLDIIAATYLAAAPGEKPAYVVHFDSRSPDGTIYLNRDSKDGKGFGWDEVMTLELNRLDSRYARVVVGVLIQQRAGHKTFVGVLNPGFRMREGYTVLAEDDFGDVLGATAATVGEFVRDDSGEWTFHPGIHGYDTDPATFARVMGSPENT
- a CDS encoding DUF4937 domain-containing protein, which gives rise to MLVKWIRCTVVDRRGFERGQRKWAGLLGEPGFRGQGGGWSRGRSGVAHIFAFWESRAFYDSFMARSHDRLAAAQSGTFKDSQVKLFDHRFDVKTGFEPRFTDSDLVRVAHCRIHEERAEHFALMQEKVWNPAMAGSPGMVRGLFGEAPGHEFLILSMWQSAAEHGKYRAERVERLALRAQIEADVAALAGDIVELEPSWTV
- a CDS encoding histidine phosphatase family protein; the encoded protein is MARPRRIVLVRHGESVGNADDTVYEREPDHALALTEKGWQQAEDTGKQLRELFGRERVSVYVSPYRRTHETFRAFHLDPELVRVREEPRLREQDWGNWQDRDDVRLQKAYRDAYGHFFYRFAQGESGADVYDRVGGFLESLYRSFEAPDHPPNVLLVTHGLAMRLFCMRWFHWTVAEFESLSNPGNGETRMLVLGEDGRYTLDRPFEQWRDPESYGATG
- a CDS encoding ADP-ribosylglycohydrolase family protein, giving the protein MTADSSPDGRLGRALASLRGLAVGDALGSQFFVPANYPLLKRRELPPRPWQWTDDTEMACSVVAVLAAHHRIDQDELARSFAEHHDFDRGYGPAVNRLLRLIREGGDWRELASALFKGQGSWGNGAAMRIAPLGAWYADDPEQATHQAEISAYPTHQHREAVVGAMAVAAAAALAADPAGPPSAEALLDGVVALVPRSAVGAGLRRARDMLDYGDATTVAAVLGCGRRTSAHDTVPFALWSAARSLGDYEEAFWVTAQVGGDVDTTCAIVGGVVAAGKAGAPPAAWVERTEGLPDWVPGPAYGRTASGA